AGCCAAAAGACGCTGCAGTGTGGCTTTCAGGTTGCCGCTGTCGGGGGATGAAACGGTGAACTCGGCGATATAGGCGCGGATGGTGCCGGCTGATGCAGCAACGGCCATGAGCAGCGTGCCCAGAAGAACCAGGGTGGCGAATATTGGTCTTTTCATTGATTGCTCCGCTTTTTGGGTGGTTTAAGTCGCGGAATTATCGCAGAGCATTCCTCATTAGTCAAACGGTTTCATGCCGTGATGGTGCTTGTAGTGCACGTTGAGAGGAAGCCGGAACTGGATGGACGGGCACGGTGGGTGCTGGTTAAGCGAAGCCTCGTTTTTTATTGTGCTAAAGGGGGCGGTGGCGTGGTTGAAGTGGAGGCGGAGACGAAAAAACCCCGCGTTGGGAAGCGGGGTTTTTTCGTATAGGTGGTGGGGGGATCTGCTTGTCACGGCGCTAACGCCCAGGCTTCTCCATATCATGCAACATTTGTTGAGTCTCGGTCAGTTTCTCCTGCAGCTGCTTAAGCTCTTGAGGGGTGTACACCCGCGTCCCTTTCTCGATTTCTTGGTTCAGTCGCTGTATCCGCTTGTAAATGTCGTCAACCTGGTCCACGCAATTTTTGGATGCCAGGAGGCACTCGTCTTTGGTCTCTGCAAAAGACGGTGCGGCAGCGGTAACAGTAGCGATACTTAGTGCGGCAAACATGAGGATAACTCTCATAGTCTTCCCTCCCCCTGGTTCAATCGCCTATTTGCCCCCATGAAGTTCGATACTTCTTAACAGATCCTGCGTCTCAGCAAGTTTGGTCTGCAACCTCTTCAGCTCGTCCTTGGTGTAGACCCTGTTCCCTTTTTTAATCTCGGCGTCCAGCTTGTTGACCCGTTTGTAAATGTCGTCAACCTGGGTGATGCAGTTTTTGGAGGCAAGTAGGCATTCGTCCCTGTCGCTTTGCGCCGTCTGGCCGATGGCCGGCACAACTGAACACCAGAGAAGTGCTGCTGACAACATAAAGGTCGCCTTGTTCATAGTGTTCTCCTTTTTTAGTGAAATATAATGAACCAGGGTATTAAAGCATCATTGGCCGAGTTGTCAAACTGGGGGGGACAGGTTTGTCGTGGTGCAGAAGTGGCTAGAAAGCGAAGACCTTGCAGGGGGGGACGCAAAAACGCCGGAGATTGCTCTCCGGCGTTTTTGTCATGACAACAGTTGGTACGTCAGCCGTGGGGCGACGATTAGAAGGTGTAGTTCAGCTGTACGGCGGTCAGGTACGGGTTGGTAGCGTCAGCTTTGCCGAACGGCAGCAGGGTACCGGTCTTCTTGTTAACACCATCACCCAGTACCAGGTAAGCGCCGGTGAGGCTCGCGGTCAGGTTGTCGTATACCTTGTAGCCGACAGTCGCGTTAACCTCGGTGCCGATGGAGGAGCTGTTAGCGGTGCCTTTCTTGGCAACCTGTGCATAGCCGACGTTGGCGTTGGCGAATACCTTGCCCGAAGCGATCTCGTAGCCGCCGAAGAAGCCGAGGAGGCCCCTGTCACCTTTGGTCAGGTCGGTGCCGCCGATCGCGGTCGAGGAGTTGATGGTCTGGCCGTTACGAATCAGCAGCCACATGTTGGACGGGTTGTAGTAGGAGACGGAGCCGTCGGTAGCAAGCTGGCGGAAGGACTTGAAGTCACCGGTGGTCTTGTCATTGCCGGAGAGGTAGAGTACCGCAGCGTTGACTTTACCCGGGCCGACGTTCACTTTGGCGATGGCAGAACCTGCCCATGCGCTCAGGTTGCGGCCAGCTGCGTAATCACCGAACTGGTATGCGGCGAACGCGGTCAGGTTGGCCGGGCCGACCTGGGCGTTGGCGTTCGCGCCGACCATGTGCAGCAGTTCGTAGGTAGCGGTGGGGTAAGCGATGTTGGCATTGGCGCTTTTGTCGTTCTGGACGTTGTAGTAGGAGGCGCCGACGGTGAGGTCCTTGTTTACTGCAAACTTGCCGTCAACCATGATCAGGTCGAGGGACTCTTTGCCGGGAAGAACTTCGCTGCCTGCAGAGCTGCCAGCTGCCTTGAAGTTGTTGTCGCCGAGGCGGAACCAAGCGAGGGTCGGGGTGAAAGCGCCAGCTTTGGCGGAAGCAACAACACCGGTGCCGTCCCAAGCGCCGAACACACCCTGGTAGGCGTCGCTCATCGGCTGGATACCTACCTTCATGTTCACCGGGGTCTCGGGAACGTTGAAGTCAAGGTAGACGTTCTTGGTTTCGAGGCTGATCCTGTCTGCGTCAAGAGCACCGGCGTCGCCGGCGGGATACTTGCCGGAGGCAGTCGTGGTGTTCTGGCCGCCAAAGCGGGCATCGAGCTCGAAGTGGGTAACCAGCTTGAGGTTGTCGTTCGCTTTCGCGATGTACATGATGCGAGCCCTTTGCTCGGCGTAGAACGTGGACTTGGCGTCCTTGTCGAGGTTGAAGGTACCCCCACCGGTCTCAGCGTTGGTCTGGAATGCGAAGACCCTGTACAACCCGTGGAACTCGTTCTCCAGCGCCATTGCCGGAACGGCGGTTGCTGCGCTCAGAGCGCTGACGGCTGCGAATGCAAGCAATTTCTTTTGAAAACTCATCGTCTACCTCCTGGTTTGTTTTGTTACAACGCGATTGAAGTTCCTGCTGTACTGTCAATTCGCCACATGGCGAAGGTGCAGTCTCACTATAAAGAAAGAGCTCTTAAGTCAACCGCTGCTAATGAGCAGGGTGGAGTCAAGAGCTCTTTTGTGTGATCCTCGGGCTGTTTTGAGTCAGCAATATTGTCTCCCCATCTTTTGCGTAGAGGGTCTCGCAGATCAGCCAGTACAGCCTATCCCAATGAGCAAACCGCTGTTATATAAAACTGAGGCCACTATATAATTTTTCAAACAAATGTCAACAGAAAAAAACTTCGCTCATTAGATATAAGAACACGCATATTTTAGTGAGTGTCCTCGGGCACCTCACACAGCTCAGTCAGCACGCCGTTACTGCTCTTGGGGTGCAGGAACGCGATGCGGGCCCCGTGCGCGCCGTTTCTGGGGGCGGCGTCAATCATCCTGGTGCCGCCGGCGATGAGTCTCGCGATTGTGGCTTCAATATCCTGCACTCCGTAGGCTACGTGGTGCACCCCGGGACCGTTCTTCTCGAGGAACTTGGCCACCGGGCTTTCCGAAGAGGTCGGTTCGAGAAGTTCTATCTTGGACTCTCCGATGGAGAGAAAGGCAACTTTTACTAGCTGGCTAGGTACCTCTTCGATACCGGAGAAGTTCATTCCGAGCGTGTCACGATAAAAAGGAAGCGCTTCTTCAATAGATGTAACGGCTACGCCAAGGTGGTTGATCTTCGTGAGCATGTCTTTTCCCCTGATGACTGCGTCAGAAAGTTCCTGACGGTGGCAGATAATATCGAATAAATTTAAAAATGCAAGTAACGGTAATGAAAAAGTTACTTTACAGATGGGTGGCAGTTCGTGAAAAACGCTATGAGTGAGTGGAATGGGATGTAACGCGGTGAGTCTATTGTTGTGAGAGAAACTGCATTGCGATGAAAAGAGCGATGCCTTGCAACGTGATGGTTCCTGCCGGAACGAACAGTGCCGTTCCGGCAGGAACTTGCCGCGCTTATTTTTAAAGCACCACTGTCTCCCTGTGCACGCCAAATACGCCGCGCATCACGTTGGCGATTTCGCCCAAGGTGGCGTAGCTTTTCACCGCGTCAAGGATGTACGGCATGAGGTTCTCGCTTCCCTTGGCCGCCTGCTCCAGCGCCTTCAGGGTGGTCTCCACCCGGGCGGCGTCGCGCTTGCCCTTCATGGCGGCGAGGGCCTGCTTCTGCTTGACTTCCACCTCGTCGGTGACCTTCAACAGCCCCTGCGGAGCGCCTTCCTCCACGGTGAACTTGTTGACGCCGACGATGATGGTTTCGTCCTTCTCGATGGAACGCTGGTAGGCGTACGCCGAATCCTGGATCTCCTTTTGCTGGAAGCCGCGAGATATCGCCTCGACCGCGCCCCCCAGTGTGTCGATCTTTTCGATGTAGGCCATGGCCTGCTGCTCGATCTGGTCGGTGAGTGACTCGACCAGGAAGGAGCCGGCCAGCGGGTCGATAGAATCGGCGACGCCGGACTCGTAGGCGATGACCTGCTGGGTCCTCAGCGCGATGCGCACCGACTCCTCGGTGGGGAGCGCCAGTGCTTCGTCGCGGGAGTTGGTGTGCAGCGACTGGGTGCCGCCCAGCACGGCGGCCAGCGCCTGCAGGGTAACGCGCATGATGTTGTTGTCGGGCTGCTGCGCGGTCAGGGTGCACCCAGCGGTCTGGGTGTGGAAGCGCAGCATCTGGGAGCGCGGGTCCTTGGCGCCGAAACGCTCGCGCATGATGCGGGACCACATGCGGCGGGCGGCGCGGAACTTGGCCACTTCCTCCAGCAGGTTGTTATGAGCGTTGAAGAAGAAGGCCAGGCGCGGAGCGAACTCGTCCACGTCGAGCCCCGCCTTGACCGCCGCCTCGACATAGGCGATGCCGTCGGCCAGGGTGAAGGCGACTTCCTGCACCGCGGAAGAGCCGGCCTCGCGGATGTGGTAGCCGGAGATGGAGATCGTGTTCCACTTGGGGACGTTGTCCTTGCAGTAGGCGAATATGTCGGTGATGATGCGCATCGACTCCTTGGGCGGGTAGATGTAGGTGCCGCGCGCCATGTACTCCTTGAGGATGTCGTTTTGGATGGTGCCGGAGATCTTGTCAGGGGTTACACCCTGCTTCTCGGCCACCGCGATGTACATGGCCAAAAGGATCGAGGCGGTGGAGTTGATGGTCATCGAGGTGGAGACCTTGTCCAGCGGGATGCCGTCGAAGAGAACTTCCATGTCCGCCAGGGAGTCGATGGCGACCCCGACCTTGCCCACCTCGCCGCGGCTCATGGACGCATCCGAATCGTAGCCCATCTGGGTGGGGAGGTCGAAGGCGATGGAGAGGCCGGTCTGGCCGGCGGAAAGCAGGTACTTGTAGCGCTCGTTGGACTCCGCGGCGTTACCGAAGCCGGCATACTGGCGCATGGTCCAGAACCTGCCGCGGTACATGGTCGGCTGCACCCCGCGGGTGAACGGGAACTGGCCCGGGAAGCCCAGGTT
This window of the Geomonas agri genome carries:
- the mce gene encoding methylmalonyl-CoA epimerase, producing MLTKINHLGVAVTSIEEALPFYRDTLGMNFSGIEEVPSQLVKVAFLSIGESKIELLEPTSSESPVAKFLEKNGPGVHHVAYGVQDIEATIARLIAGGTRMIDAAPRNGAHGARIAFLHPKSSNGVLTELCEVPEDTH
- a CDS encoding acyl-CoA mutase large subunit family protein is translated as MSISEKKQAWQATVEKSMAKAPERRNSFKTSSDNELERCYAPQFDYPGYEENLGFPGQFPFTRGVQPTMYRGRFWTMRQYAGFGNAAESNERYKYLLSAGQTGLSIAFDLPTQMGYDSDASMSRGEVGKVGVAIDSLADMEVLFDGIPLDKVSTSMTINSTASILLAMYIAVAEKQGVTPDKISGTIQNDILKEYMARGTYIYPPKESMRIITDIFAYCKDNVPKWNTISISGYHIREAGSSAVQEVAFTLADGIAYVEAAVKAGLDVDEFAPRLAFFFNAHNNLLEEVAKFRAARRMWSRIMRERFGAKDPRSQMLRFHTQTAGCTLTAQQPDNNIMRVTLQALAAVLGGTQSLHTNSRDEALALPTEESVRIALRTQQVIAYESGVADSIDPLAGSFLVESLTDQIEQQAMAYIEKIDTLGGAVEAISRGFQQKEIQDSAYAYQRSIEKDETIIVGVNKFTVEEGAPQGLLKVTDEVEVKQKQALAAMKGKRDAARVETTLKALEQAAKGSENLMPYILDAVKSYATLGEIANVMRGVFGVHRETVVL
- a CDS encoding porin — translated: MSFQKKLLAFAAVSALSAATAVPAMALENEFHGLYRVFAFQTNAETGGGTFNLDKDAKSTFYAEQRARIMYIAKANDNLKLVTHFELDARFGGQNTTTASGKYPAGDAGALDADRISLETKNVYLDFNVPETPVNMKVGIQPMSDAYQGVFGAWDGTGVVASAKAGAFTPTLAWFRLGDNNFKAAGSSAGSEVLPGKESLDLIMVDGKFAVNKDLTVGASYYNVQNDKSANANIAYPTATYELLHMVGANANAQVGPANLTAFAAYQFGDYAAGRNLSAWAGSAIAKVNVGPGKVNAAVLYLSGNDKTTGDFKSFRQLATDGSVSYYNPSNMWLLIRNGQTINSSTAIGGTDLTKGDRGLLGFFGGYEIASGKVFANANVGYAQVAKKGTANSSSIGTEVNATVGYKVYDNLTASLTGAYLVLGDGVNKKTGTLLPFGKADATNPYLTAVQLNYTF